In Actinomadura citrea, a single window of DNA contains:
- a CDS encoding MarR family transcriptional regulator, with protein sequence MDGVELFLLGRTLMKIGEEALPTEGIGRHSTSVRTVLIVVSDVRAHPGSAVGEVATRTGLPQSAVSAAVARLREAGAVVTEPDPDDRRRVRILPAAQPSARVEEVRSSTVDAALAAALDTDDPRRVAEIVGLLEELARHLTPQAITRMRG encoded by the coding sequence ATGGACGGAGTCGAGCTTTTCCTGCTGGGGCGGACCCTGATGAAGATCGGCGAGGAGGCACTGCCCACCGAGGGCATCGGCCGGCACTCCACCAGCGTCCGGACCGTCCTGATCGTCGTGAGCGACGTGCGCGCGCACCCCGGCAGCGCCGTCGGAGAGGTCGCCACCCGCACCGGCCTTCCGCAAAGCGCGGTGTCGGCGGCGGTCGCCCGGCTCCGCGAAGCCGGCGCCGTCGTCACCGAGCCCGATCCCGACGACCGCCGCCGAGTCCGCATCCTCCCCGCGGCCCAGCCCTCCGCCAGGGTGGAGGAGGTCAGGTCGAGCACCGTCGACGCCGCCCTCGCGGCGGCCCTGGACACCGACGATCCGCGACGGGTCGCCGAGATCGTCGGCCTCCTCGAGGAACTCGCGCGGCACCTGACCCCGCAGGCGATCACCCGCATGCGCGGCTAG